The region CACCAGGCTCAGGTGGCCTTGACCCGAGTATGTACACGGTTACATGCTAGAATAGGACTTGTACTAGGGACGCCTGGTACGAACCCGGTCTGAAAACCCGTAAGCCTAAAAGATTATCACAATTCTCAGAGATCATGTCCTACAAGGAAAGTATCTCCGGGTAGGCATCAAACAAGGAGTCCAATTTACCTTCCAAGTAGGAGACCTGCCCACCAAGTCTTCTAACCCTAGTACGAGACCTGCTCTCGTACAcctatataaagggctctaccaCTCATTCTGGAACTATGTTTTTGGCTTGATCCTGAACCACAACGATTGAGGTATTgaggtatgtaggcatcttgtaaggacCGGATTAGTCCCGACACGCGAGACCAGCCATTAAAACTCGGAACTCACCAACCCTAGCATTTAATACTAacgaaaccctaatttttattcCATAACAGTGATCACCATAAAAatacaaatttacctttttatTAGAAATATTTACAAGTCAGGCATACTCGCACTACTTATATGAGTTTAAATCATTTTGCTTGTAGCAATCGGATAAAACATAGTAAGACGACTGATTACTTGGGGATGTCAAGATAAGCGGTATTGTCTACTGACATATCGGAAGAATCCTAATCACATTGTTAAAATATGGTTCTTGTGGTGCAGATTGGGATATACAATCAAGAAGGTTCCAGAGTCGAAATTTCATTTGTCAAAAGGGATGTCACATAAAGTTGCCTTATTAATGACTTCGTCATGGAATTATGCAGTGAATGGTTTAAAATCACTTTGCTGTGGGAACGAGTGGTTGGCGTACTTTAAGGTATTTGTGCTAAATTGCATTTCTTCTCATTGTATTTCGTGTTTTATTATACATTTTTACGTGATTGAATTTTCCTAAGATGAGGCTCTGTCTTTTTTGAATTCTAATTAATGATAGTGTTGCTTTATAGCCACAAAATTCTGATAAGTGGTTCAAAAAAATTTACTGGTTTGCTATGTATTTGAGGGCATGGAGTTGGCAATTTGTTTATGAGAAACTAGATTAAAGAGTCAAATATAACTATATTTATTTTCAAGTTGAGAAAAGTATTTATCTTAAAGATAGCTAAATACAAGTTTAAGTCAAACCCTAACTATTGGGTACCCTATTGTAcctaatatttaatttaaatgtGTATCTTAATCTATATAAATGTATTTAAGATCTCTTCATATTTTTTATCACTTTATGTCACCAGTGAATCCATTATAATATTCATTAGTTTGCTTCGctggtgatgtatatatatatatatatggggaAAAAAACCAGTCTCAACTCTGAACACGCAAGGACACAAATGCAAAAATCTAGTCGTCCAGGCTGTGTTAATATTCTCTGCAAATTCCTAAGATTGTATAAAATATTGAACCTTGCACTTTAAGTTGTGCAAGTACATGGAATTTACGAGTCTGATTTTTTGTCCACAAATTCACAACAGGCTTACTTCTGGAATTCCGTAGGCCTCATTTTCAACAGCTCCTATTAAACAAATATATGTGTAAATATGTCTACACGTTTTATGTTTCTTAGATGGCTTTATCAAAGACCTTGGTTACTCCAAGTTGCATGAGTTTTGCATGTGCTTGTGAGAGAGTGGACGGAGTTGGAGGTTATCGGGAGATTAAGATATTATTTCTTGAACAAATTATTGTCAGTGGCAACTATAAGTTTTACGACCCACAACTGTGATTGACTTAAAGTTAAACTGTAAACAAATTTTATTGGAGGTGTTTAAGGTTGCAAATTGGGTGAGTGGGCAAGGATAGCATGAACAATGCGGACTAGCAGTTATCTGCTCACTCTCTATCATATGTACAGTCTTTTTATGATTTTTATCActtctatttttattttctatcTATGTCAAGGAACCCATAATTGTTACCTTTGTAGTGCTCTTTAAAATGGTCTATTTATTTGGTTTGTTGAACGCTTCTCCTGCCTTTTTAAATTAAATTGTTTTAAGTGATAATTAGAAAGGTGCCATGGGTTCTCCTATGGTCTTGCTATCTTTTATGAATCATCTGATCTCATTGTTGCATTTTTATTGCTGTTGAAACAGGTGGTTTTCTCTCTAATACTTCTGGACTTGCTTGGAGCCTTTTCACTGCAAAGTTTGTTTACCCTAGGTCTCTCTCTTTACAACCCTTCAAGTCCTTTATAAGTAGTTGCGTTATATAAAATTTCTATATAGTCAAGGTTGTGATATACTAATCTTGATCATATATGATGCATTCTAAGTTTTCAGAAAAGTTAACATATTTGCTCAGTTTAGACCGATACTATGACCTTATAATAATTGTCAAAAGATTCTCGTATAATGTTATCTCATGTTTACCATTTTTTTGTGTGCTTGCCTTTTTTTTTAAAATGCAGTTATTCCTTTTATATTTGTTGCTTTCTACGTGTATGAGAACAAAGAGGAAGAAATTGATGGTCTTGTCCTAAGCATAATCTCCATCCCATCCAGATTAAAGTCTGATGCTGAGGGAAACATAGATACAAAAACAAAGACCAAAAGTGAGTAATCTGTGACAGTTCGCTACCAAATTAATGAGATCAAATTTTCCAACCTTCAAGCCAAGTTCTCTTTCCGACTGTATCGATTAGGGCCAGTGGCTTGACTGATTGTAACAGAGATGCAGGTTGAATAATTAAAATTCAGTTTGAAAAAAGAGCACTGATTCGTGCTATTTCAACAGTATCAGGCAAATGGACAGTGTTTAGGAGAACGATTTTTTAGCTGCATTATTAGTCTAGCATGATGTAATCTAGTTTTACGACTTGCAAGCTCTGTGCAACTAATTTTTGTTCTATTGATTTAACTTGTGCATTTGTGACCAAATTGTTTTAATTATGTTATGAGTAATAAAATGATATATTTCTCAGTACAAGAATTTTTCCTGGTTAGACTTGTGGCAACGTCATACAATGTTGTTTTTTTTCGATTTAGCAAATAGGAATAGGGTTCCCTGTCCAAATCATTGTCCCGAGACTGAATCACTGAATGGGAACATAGATTTTTTATGGTGTATATGCATTTGTTGAAGTGAAATATGAAGTGTTTAAAAAATTCTAGGACTCTCTGGGTATACAAACGTTGTTGAGTGGTCAAAATCACATTTGGTCCTATATCTGATCCAAATTTTTTAACCCAAGATTTTTGGTAACCCTGCCCGAACTCCATCTGGAACTCAAAATACTTAAAGATATTTCGTAATTTTTCGTGTCGAGTTTTAGGTCTACCACCCAATGAATGTGAGTTCCTTAAGAAGGGCGGAAGACAGTTAGACTTGGCAGTGAGTTACGCTATAAAAAGAAGATGGTTTTAGGGGTTTATGGTTTGTATACAATTGTGGACAACTTTCTTTCCCATCAAAATATTATTTATGGATGTTGGAATGTAGGTCGGTCCTTCCTCTTTTGGGTAGAAGGAGGTTACTTGTTTCCAAAATTCAATCTGCTTGTACCAAACGCCACATTGTGCAATTTCCACATTGGGCTCCCTCGTAAAACCTAGTTCATGGACGCATGTTCACGAGCTTCAAAAACATATTTTCACATAATTATTTTCCATTTTCTTTCTTCCGCGTGCAAGTATTAAAAACCTACTCTGGTACGAGTTAGGaaaaactgaataataataatatgtataacTATGACATTTTATACGAAAAGTAGAAGTGAACTTATAAGTCAAAGTTGACTTGAAAACACAAACAACCCTATCCCTATATAAGACTTGAGCTGGGTTCAGATTCCAGAACGCTCTGACTTCTGAGACATAATGGTTATGCCCACACCAGCTATCAGCTTATTTCCATGCATATTCATGTTACTTTTAATTCTTCCTGTATTATTTTTTTTGTCATGGCTAAAACCAAAGAATGGAGCTTCAAACATTAAGGTTCCACCAGGATCAGGTGGATGGCCAGTGTTTGGAGAAAGCTTCAAGTACCTGTCATTAGGTACTCAACAATTTATAAATGAAAAAAAGAGAAAGTACTCCACAGATGTATTTCAAACCAGTATTTTTCGACAAAAAATGGCTGTGTTTTGTGGAGCACAGGTGAATAAGTTTGTGTATACAAAACTAACCAAATCTTGGTGGCCAAATACTTTGAGGAATATCTTGTTTGACACCCAGTTTTCGCACATTCTTGTGGGGGAATCATCACTGATACATCGTTTTATACATGAGATTCTAAAGCCAGAGGCTTTAAAAATTTACATTCCTGTGATGGATGCCATGGCACGAGAGCACGTGGAGTTGGATTGGGATGGTAATGAAGTCGTAAAGGTACATCCTCTGTCAAAGAAGCACAcatttagtttggcttgtagatTATTTGTCAATGAAACTGATGTTGAGCAAGTCACCAGGATTTTCAAGCAGTTTGCACTTGTTACTTCCGGAATGTTCTCTGTACCAATTAGTCTGCCCGGTACTGCCTATAGTAGAGGTGTTAAGGGTGGAAAATTGGTACAGGAGGAGCTTGAGAAGATCATTACCAGGCGGAGAAAGAAAATGACGGAGAAAAAAGAAACATCACAATCGTATACTGATATTTTGTCTCGAATGCTGCTCCTGACCAATGAAAATGGGAAATTTATGAGCGACAAGGAGATATCAAATAATATTATTGGCTTACTTGTCGCTAGCTATGAGAGCACCAGCACTGCTGTTTCATTTGTGCTCAAGTATCTTGCAGAGCTTCCACATATTTATGACGAGGTCTACAAAGGTACCTACCTCATTATGAATAAGGAAACTAGTATTTCTTCAAGCTGGCTTGTTATGATGCATTCCTATATCGTCTAACTTATTATCAATGAGTTTGCTTGTTTTTTTTACCCAAGTGTTTGGTTCGATTGTTGATTAAGAGACCAACTGATGATAAACTATATTACAGAACTGACGGAAATAGCAAAATTGAAAGGAGAGGGGGACTTGTTACAGTgggaagatattcagaagatgAGATACTCGTGGAAGGTTGTTTGTGAATCTCTTAGGCTCACAACCATGAATTCTTCATTTTCCGGCTTTAGAGAGGTTGTCACCGATGTTTCATTTTCCGGCTTCACCATTCCAAAGGGATACAAGGTACCTACAGTTTATGCACATGTATAATACGAGCTTTAGTTTTTCTCAGATTATTAGTCATTTCCTGAGATTAAAAGAAAACCGCGTATAAATACACGAGTACATACATGTACAATAATTTCATTACTATTTCATACTTGAAAACACTTGTATCTCAGGCAAGTTTGATGAAATAATATCGGGAACTCTATTCTCATACAATATACTCTATGACTCATTTACTCCATATTATCAAACCATCTATGAAACGTTGTACTTGTAAAAGGTTAACTTCATGTTTTTGTAGGCATCTTGGTCATCATACACAACACACAGAGATCCAGAATGCTTTCCGGATCCAGAAAAATTTGATCCAACAAGATTCGAAGGAAAAGGACCTGCCCCGTACACTTATGTACCATTTGGTGGAGGAGCCAGAATGTGTTGCGGAAAAGAGTACGCTCGACTTGAAGTTCTGGTGTTTATGTATAACATTGTCACCAAATTTAAATTGGAGATCGTCAATCCCCAAGAAAAGATAGTGTTTCACTCTTTTCCGATACCAGTGGAAGGTCTACCAATTCGCATTACTCGCCATAATATATAGAGCTAGTAAGATCGAGACATGCACACTGTGGAGCCTGCACTTCCAGTATATGAATGTAGTATGATCATTGAGATCAATTCTGTGCTACAtatgttataataataataataataataataataataaacaatGATATTGCGAACAAGAGAGcaattcaaatttaaaataatatcaaacACTCTTCTCCATAGTGATACACCATTCATTCAGTTGGCACTAGCTACATTATACGTTCACAAACTTTTATTATATGTAAGCTTTCCAAGTGAAGCTCAGACTGTTAATTTACTATCTGGCTGATGACAAGTAGTCGCAGTTATCATCTCGTTGCTGAATCTCACTCAAGTCAGGAGATTCTTCCGAAACACTCCATACCTTGACTCACTTGTCTAGACTCCCACTGTACAAAAGCCACCGTTGATCATCACAAACACTCGAGTCTGGATCCTTCTCCACTGCCAAGCACTTAACAGGTCCGGTGTGACCCGTCAACATTAATAATtctcaaaaattcatattcaataatttatttttgcttttttTTTCCTTTGATTTACATAAATATAATCATAAATACTCAAATATTTAAATACAAAAAATTGACCCTAAATAATTCCCCCTTTCGTTTTTATCAGAAAAATTCATTTCCCGCTCTGTTCGAAAATTTGGCTGCCCAAACCTAATCTAAATGTTACTAGTTCGGCTCATTTAATTTTTCATTATTATTTTTTTCCCAAATATTCTAATCATTTTCAATTATGTACATTATAATAGTTACAATAATTATAAATCTATAATTTGCAGAAAATATAAAGCTATTACATCCTTTAATTTGCGGATTTAGACATTTTaatcaaaatttataaaattagttaagctaattattaatttttttaattttatattttataaaattagctATAAACTATTTGATATAATATTACTTTCCAAGACGAATCCATGAATTATTCATCGAGGAGGATAGCTCAGTTGGGAGAGCGTCAGACTGAAGATCTCTGAAGGTCACGTGTTTGATCCACGATCACCGCATTTTTTTAAAAGTCTTATGTAACACATAGATAGTGTCGTCTATATGTGACTATATATTATCGACGTGACAAAATATATTTTGAACTGCAAAATACGTTTTTTGTGTTATATTTATAAGAATTTCATGTAATATTACACATATGATGATGTATATGTGATTATATTATTGTCTATTTATAAGTAAGTATTTGATGTTTAAAGTATGTCATAAAAAATCGTATTAAATGTtaaacaatttaaaattattatgtTTTGTAATTGTACCCtaaaattatttattgatgatTTCTCTTAAACCATAATTAATTTAATACATGTTACTAAAAAATTGATGTAATTTTTATATTAGTAATTATTTCAGATATCTAATTCTTAGTTAGATTTATcacattttaaattttatatcattgaaaataacatatgtatacatatatgtgTAAGTGTGTGTAgctattaattataaaataattcataTACTTTAATGAAGATTAGCTATTAATGGATATTAAATACAAAATAATAAATAGGACAAGGGTTAAAATAGTCATTTCCCATTGAATAAATTGTATTATTCAACCCCTAATTTgctcaattatatatataataatagaTAATAGATTTAATGGAGCACAAGCCTGACATTAGTTTTACGAAAGAGAGGTATATTGAAAATGACTATTCTTTCTATCAAGCGGGGATAGCTCAGTTGGGAGAGCGTCAGACTGAAGATCTGAAGGTCACGTGTTCGATCCACGTTCACCgcatttttttttttaaaattcttacGTATCTCACCAGCCTTAATTTCCACAGATGCACAGACTGTGCAGTATGCACTAATTGGATTTCAGGTTTTTTGAATTTAGCCGAgttcaaaattgtgtttccaagCCCGGTTCGAGTTCAAGAAGAAATTGAAGTATCCGGGGGAATTGAAAAGATGACCCAAGCTCAATATTATCAGCTCCAATTTATTAAATTATACTAATATATTTATTGAGTCGAGTTTAAGTTGAATTCGAGTCAAGGTTCGTTAGATTGGCACGAATTTTTCTTTTACTAATTAATTACACACATGATAGTAATCAAATTCTTAACCTTACGTAAGGGGTATAACTACTGCATTAACACTTCGTTAACAATTTTTTTATCAAGTTTAAATGTATTTCGTTAAATTTTTGGATTGATTCGAACTCTTTATCAACCGTTATCAAGAACTATTTAGCTATATTTGATCGCACTCGAATTGAGTCGATTTTATCCATTTGAACGCGAATCGAGTTCCGACCGGCTCACTTCAAATTATACCATATATTTCAGTGTGTTCCATGCCTTGATGAATGAGTAAAACTACAGAGAGCATATAGTACAGTGGCGGGGAGATAGATTGAACAACATGGTCTAGTCGGCTAATATTGACAAAAAACACACTTGCATATACAGTTGCCCAGCAATGTCGTAACATCTTAACTGTCAAAATCATTATCCAGGAGTAGGCCCCATAACAGAAACACGAAAACATGCTCTCAAAAGAATTATAGAGAGGGTATTATACAAGACGTCAAAGACAAAAGCTATAAATATCGTTAAGCCAGCACAGCCATGTATTCACATGCCCTTTCAAGTTTCAACTCATCATGGAACTATAATTTCACCCCCTCACGTTGGTCACCTCGTTGGTTATCCAACCCGTCCAAACCGAACCAATCCAAACCTTAATTTGACCAATCAAATCGACTAATTCCAGACCGTGGGTTAATTGGTTTATTTTTTAGTTAGGCCGTTTATTATGGGTTGAGTCAAAGTTTTGATAAATAAAACCTTAATCCAACCCAATCCGGTTCTACTATATACGCCCAAATCATTTTAGTACTGGTTTCTTTTGCGGTCCAACTATCTGTTTGTGTTATTTGCTCTACGGAGCACATGTCAAAGTATAATAGATAAAGAACtcttaaataaattataaacacGCAGTTCTTGATTCGTTCTTAGAATGTACTAGGGGAGTCCAATTTTTcctttttataattaaaataattcttaTTTAACCTAAAATCATCCATTTGGAAGATAATTGATGATCAGTTGTAACACCTTATCATTTTACCACTGCAAATACATGATAATTTCATTAAATTAGATTGGTTGATATTTGTCGTATGTATGCTGATTAGGTtgggtttcataatttttttgaatttaaagGGTTGATATTTTTATAACCCATTTTAAATGAATTGAGTCGTTAAAATAGTCCAATCGACTCAACCCACCTCATGTGCAGCCCAACCCTCACAAACACACATTTCTCTGCACATGTATTGTAGTACAAAATTACTATTCTACAGCGCCTCATGTTTTGTTGTCACAGAGCTGTGCTCATAAATTCGTTCATCCGTAGCTCCACAATATCTGAATTTTTGACTTTATGTTTGGTTTCAAAAACTGATTTTTCAACGGACCAATAGTTTAAGTTTTTTAATTTCTAACATTTTTTTTATAACATGCTCATAACATTCTTAATATTATGTACTCTTTGGATATTTGTAGATTTTTACTCTTTTAATAACTGGATTTTCTATGATGTGTACAAGGGCTAATAATAGTCACTAACTCCCATATAAATGAGTTCTTCTTATTGGTGgttgaataataaatattaatggCTCCCTGCATTCACATCAATTTCACCAATAGAAAAAAGCTCATTTTTATTAGAATTAATGACTAATGTTTGCCGGACACCCATTAGAAAGACCGTTTGATAATTTTATAATTCTTCAATGTAAACTACTATAAACTTCAAAATCAGGTTTTCCGGATTGGACtacaaaaatttatttattttaaatttttagaCCATAAACCGTACCAAAATTATTTCATTTAGTCAGGCTCCGGATATTAAAAAGTGgacaaaaataattatttttaattttatagaTCATAAATTGTACCGAGATTATTACATCACCTAGTTGGGCTCGAGATATTAAAATCCGGATTAAAATTTAATATGTTTTTACATTTTGTAGTCC is a window of Apium graveolens cultivar Ventura chromosome 11, ASM990537v1, whole genome shotgun sequence DNA encoding:
- the LOC141697031 gene encoding beta-amyrin 6-beta-monooxygenase-like: MVMPTPAISLFPCIFMLLLILPVLFFLSWLKPKNGASNIKVPPGSGGWPVFGESFKYLSLGTQQFINEKKRKYSTDVFQTSIFRQKMAVFCGAQVNKFVYTKLTKSWWPNTLRNILFDTQFSHILVGESSLIHRFIHEILKPEALKIYIPVMDAMAREHVELDWDGNEVVKVHPLSKKHTFSLACRLFVNETDVEQVTRIFKQFALVTSGMFSVPISLPGTAYSRGVKGGKLVQEELEKIITRRRKKMTEKKETSQSYTDILSRMLLLTNENGKFMSDKEISNNIIGLLVASYESTSTAVSFVLKYLAELPHIYDEVYKELTEIAKLKGEGDLLQWEDIQKMRYSWKVVCESLRLTTMNSSFSGFREVVTDVSFSGFTIPKGYKASWSSYTTHRDPECFPDPEKFDPTRFEGKGPAPYTYVPFGGGARMCCGKEYARLEVLVFMYNIVTKFKLEIVNPQEKIVFHSFPIPVEGLPIRITRHNI